Genomic DNA from Mus caroli chromosome 8, CAROLI_EIJ_v1.1, whole genome shotgun sequence:
tacagagaaagaactgcctacttagaaagaaaaaaaagacagacagacaaataaatagcTTAGTGTTTCTTCCATGGGTTCCTAATCTCCTACGAACATCAACATACACAGACAGCTTCGCTCCCTAGCGTTCTTCCACATGGAACCACATCAAAACCAAGTTATCAAAAAGCAATGATTTTAGGCAAATGGGtcaatttcattattatttgAATTAGCTTTTAAACAAGTTATATATGAATGAAAACGACTGTTTTTCATATAAACAAGTTATGAAAGAGTTGGAACAGGTAGGCCTGGGTTACACTATGCCTTGCTCTTGCCTGCTCTGCCCCTTGACCTAGCCAATTCTTTAGGCCCTGAATCACTGTACCCTTCAGTGCCATGGAAAGGGGACAGggttctggaacttgctaagtCAGTTCTGAAAGAACTGAAGCAACGCCCAGTGagtggaggaaggcaggcaggtctgGCCCTGCCTTGGGCTGGGGTGACCACGAGTCTTCCTTCAAAGACCTTTCTCCAGGCAGATTCCTTGGGTAGCTATTCTGATGAAAAAGGAGGGGCCAGGTACTTCCTGCTGGGGTACCAGACgcaattatgaaagaaaacaaaccttttACTGCTGAAGTGGCTCCAGACGTGTTCTTACCATAATCACAGCCAAGCAAGTTCTGCTAGATCGCCACAGTCCAAGTGACACTAACCACTAACCAAGGGCTCGCTTGAATTAGAATCAGaataaagagggagaggaggtaaACTAATCACACAATACACTGTTCAAGAACCTATGATCTAAATTTGATTCTGTGAGATGGCTAGTGCTTTGAACTCAATGGGCTTGGGTCCCTCCATCCCTTTACTCTTAGGAGGAAACTAGAATGGAGTGGGAGGAAGTCCCAAAGCCTAAGAACTTATATCCAATGCTATACTGACTAGCATGAAATCAAATAGAACATTATCTTTTGGAAGAAATTCTAGGTCTAACACTGATGCTATTGTCTTTCAGAGACGATGTCTACATAAAACATTGATGGGTCAGACATTCCAAATTTTCTCAACCAGTCAGAACTGGCTATTTTAAAGATGTCTGCGGAGAAGAGAGAAACAATAGATTTTAAGGAGTCAGAAAAGCTAACGAAGCCCAGAAAAGGGGTCTGTTACGTCTGCATCACCTGAGGCAGCCTGTCACCTGCTCAAGTCCTTTCAGGAGCCTCGCTCTTCTGAAGAGGGGGAGGTTAAGGACACacttccaggacagcaggggtTATgaacatatcaaatgctatctaTGCTGCCCCACTGCTGCCGCTGaagcctacccccacccccaggcctctGTCATGCAAACTTCATGTGTCCAACTAGACTCTGTGCCTAGCTAGCCCTACTATGGGGCTGGTGCTGACAAAAGCAGACAGCAAGAGGCACCTCAGAGTCTGCAACTTTATGAGGAACTAAAAGGTACCCGGAAACCTCACACACTAgaagcagcattttttttttcagttcagcTCATGAGAATCAGTCAACAATTCTCTACATAGAAATTGTATGCGccccaccacccccaacccccactgttACCTGTTTAATGTCACTATTGCTATGTAGAGGACATCTTCAGAAAAAGACAGTTAGGCAGAAACACACTAACCATGGGACTTTTGTGTGCTCTGAACACAGACGCTGTCATCACTGGAACCACCTCCATCACTACTAGGATGGACACAAGTCTCCATGCTCCTACGACTGACCCACAGAGGCTCTGACATGGGCAGGGACGAATCCTCAGGCCACCTCTTAGATAGGCAAGAGATTTCCTCCAAACAGTACATGCAAATCCACAAGGTGAGTTTGTGTCACAAAGAAGGCTAGCCAAGACTCATTCACAGCAAGAattcacatacatgcagggaCAAGAGAGTTAGGCCTTCATTTCTTCTAAGACTGACTGAACCAATAGAAAAACTTCGAAGataaaagaaacttgaaagaaaaagaaatgttttcaactGAATCATTTAATTCTCTTCAGAAGCATCCAGCCAGGGTGGAAGACAAGGCGTACCAGGTCTGCCCATAAGTCTTCCTGCCAAGAGTCTCAGTGAGAAGTTCTCAGAGAGTGCTCAGTGGGTAGTTCATCCTTGCTGGTTCTGCTGCCCAGGCTCTGCCCACGCTGGTGTTTTAGCATACTGCTAAGAAGGATGTAGGCAGCTTACTGCATTCTTGCTTTGTCTGTAGACAAAAGCAATCTGCATTGCATGGCGATCTACCTTAAGCAGAACTTCTCTGAAAAGAACTCACTACCTCATTGTGTTTGCCCTCTCTAGGAGCCAATACAGATCTTTAGGTTTTCTTGACTGCAGTCTTACCCTCTGAGCCTTTGGCAGGGAAGGTAGAGAAGACTGGTACCTGGCATTCAGTCGAAATAAACAAGGCCAAAATACACTTTCTCCGAAGACAAGTTAATATCCATCAACACTACCAAATGCCAGAGGGTGTCAACCCTATGTCTCCATGAACACACCACATGTCCCCAACAACTGCATGTCTTGCCATGTTTTCTCCACCCGAGAAATGAAACCATCTCCTCAGGAAATGGAGACTGGGAAGGCCCACGTACAATGCTCCAAACCTAAGCAAGTGGCACTGGTCCACAGGAGGcttaataaacacaaaaatatgcCTTTTTCAATTCACAGAGGTTGCTTTACAAACCTCAACTCTATTACCTTCTGTTTGCACAGAGGCACAACAGGAAAGATACAGGTGTCTCTGTGTTCACTTATAGACAGCCATATTGTCTTCATGGCTTGTGCTCACCACACTGGCTGTAAAGGCGAGGGGGCCTGTGCATCACACTATTAGAGCATGTACAAGCCACTTCTGGCTCTACGGGAGCTAGTTAAATAGTAcaaggaaatacaaatacaaaagcCACGGGAAAGCTTCATAGCACAAAGGATATTAAATAGTAACCAGGATATAAATATTACAATGGTTCTGTCACTAAGATGCAAATTGCTCTCAAGTCTCTTAGGCCCTAAGACACCACCACATTATCATTTATTGGTATTCATGGTCTCAATGGGTCTCAGGATCATTTCCTTCAGCCGACAACACTTCCTCAGAAGGCCTCCTTTCATCACAGGATAAAACGGGTTTATTGAAGGGACTTGGGAAAACGAGCAGAAACCCCATCTGAATGCTTCTTTCTTCCGCCTCACTTCAAAGGTGGCTTTTTCCTGAGGCCCAGTGACATGATAAAGCTCAGGGTGGCCATTCCAAGTGGGGCTCAGATACAGATGGAGTCTTTGCAACCCTATTTAAAGGGAATTCTCTGAGGCAGAAAGCCTGATTTTGATTATATAGGTATACTCAACAAAGGCAAAATGACCATGTAAAACTAACATAAAAATCAAGATgtcacccactcccccacatcACAACACACAACAGGCTCAGGTTGGTAAAGCACAATGTGCACTGACCGACTGACTCAACACATCCAGCAACAGAAAGCTCTCCCTCCATGAGGAGCTGGACAAGGGACAGACCCAGGCTGCCCTCtggaggagaagagaggcagggagggaggtacACTGGACTAGCTGGGTCATCCTCTGAACATGGAAACATGCCAACCTGGAACTGCAGCAGAACTGGATCACACTGGATATTGGTTTTAGGGAGCCAGCCCCTAGTACTCCCCCACTCTGCCCCCAATCAGACACAGGCTGACCCTATTTCCTGTGGACTCCCACGCCCTGCTGTGGGGGTTGACAATAGCCACTCTTGGCCATCCAGCCTTACAACACTGCTCTTCCCTGACCGATGCAGAGCCGTGGTGCACAGGGAGCACCTCCTCAGACTCTCCTCTGCAGCCTTGCCACCCACTTCTGGGTTATGAACTACAAAGGACACTGCTCAGGTTGTGAACGGTCCTTAGGACATAGTGGGGGCTCTGTACCACCACACTATCCTCCTGCCAGCCACATCTTCTCCTTGGTGAGGCGACCCACAAAATCTTAGAGCTACAAGATCTGTAAACATCAACAGTTCAGAGTGAGAACCTGACATGTTAAAACaactttccaaaaacaaaaatataattagtctctaacaacaaaattacaGCATCATAGGGGCCTGTTTAATTCATTCACCACAAAAATAATCTTCAGTTTACCAAGAACCAATCCAAAAGCCGTATGTAACTAGGATTCATAACGTGTTCCGGGACTTTTGATCATTGTGAAGACACTCAGGTGCCCAGAATGGCAGCAGTGCCTCGTGGAACATCCGTGGGAGGACCTGTCCTGGTGCAGATTCAAGTATTCTCAAATCCTAGATAAACTGACTCAGAATCACTTTAGAGCTTGTCTCGGATATTCAGAAAATTAGGCGTGTCCATACAATAGAAGTGTGGGTTTGACCATGCCACTCTGTACCATGAGGCCAGCAAGAGGACAAAGTGCCTGGGCTAAGGGGAGGGAGGGCTGCTTCCTCTGCAGCTTTCACCTGAGAAGGTAAAAGTGCTGGAACTGCAACTCAGCCTCATGGTGTGCATGTTAGATGGGGAGGGCCGCACACGTGATGCTCCCCCATCCCGGAACAAGATATACATGTAAGGTGGGCAGGGCCCTGACACACGTGATGCTCCCCCATTCCGGAACAAGATATACATGTAAGGTGGGCAGGGCCCTGACACACGTGATGCTCCCCCATTCCGGAAGTTGAGTATGGACCACAGGAAGGTGATTCACGTGAGAAAGAATCAAGTGATTTCTCAGCAGGGCAGGAGACAAACGATCACTGTTCTGGGAGTCAGTCCCACAGAGCTGTCCCCATAGGACACTAGCTTTTCCTATCCCTGTACCATACAAGCCTGGCAAGGAAGTTACAGGGACACATCCTTTCGTCAGCCCTCAGAGGCCCACTCAGAGCATGCCGCCTGCCTCGATGCTCTGAATAGAGCACAAGGAGGGTGGGTCTAACGAACTCAGCACGCACCCCAGCTCGCTAGAAGGCTGTCCACGTACCTCACTGGCTGTCCCATCTCTGTGCTCCTGTCTTGTGACATATACTTCCCTTCTTAGTGCCATTTAATAAGATTTTGACTCATCACAAATACACATGACAGGGTGGCTCAGAGTCAGGTGAGACCATGAGTTCTGAGACGGACAGTTAAGACCTAGAGCAGTCAATAAAGTCGGCTGCTCCCACGGGCACCCAAGGCCAGAGGACCTGGGCCTCTTTGGATCTGTGGCCATCACAGATCGGTCAGTCACTGGGCCACTCTAGGCAACTTTCCCAAAGTGAATTTTTACCAAACAGGACAAAATTCAGCTGGTTCACATAAAAATCTGACGtgctaagagaaagaaaacttgatTAGAAGGACGGGCACAAGGGCAGCGGGAGAACTCCAGACGTTCTCATGTGTCCAGGCGCTGGATCTCAGGGCGGCTGTCCACATCTCTCGACTCGGTGCGAGCTCGGATGTAGTCATTAGCGCTCTGCTGGCGGACACTGACTCTCCATTTCTGCATGGCCAGGAACGTGCTCACTGCATAGGCTGCTGTTGCCAAGAAGCCAAATGTCTACAATATACAGCCACAGTTTACTTTTGCGCATGTGCCCTGAAGCTgactgccccccccacacacactttcagatttacttatttatgtatgagtgttctatctgtacacctatgtacatatgtacacctATGCcacagaaggcatcagatcatattagagatggttgtgagccaccacatggctgctggggactgaactcaggacctctggaagaacagaccgtgctcttaaccactgagtcatgtctCAAGCTGAGTGTTGTCACAGGGACCCAGCCTATGTGCAGCCCCTTCCAGCAATACCAGATCCCCAGCTCTGCTCAATGTGCAGCCGTTGTCTGGCTGAAGCTCTAGTAAGAGCTAGTCTAGTTTCTGACCCACACAAACTCCAGCCTAGCATGAAAACCACCGCAGAGGGGTTTTCTGAaatcttttaaatctatttcttttcttctttccttccttccttttgttgttgttactgctgtttttcaagatatggtttctctgtgtatccctactgttctggaactcactctatagaccaggctggtctgaaactccgAGATCAACCTGCCTTagcctgagtgctaggattaaaggtgtgtgtcaccactaggtctggcttgtttgtttaatCTCCCGCTCTCCCTTTCTATGGGGGCAGCAGTGCCATGCACGTGCAGGTGGGAGGTGGGATTAAGGTCACCAGACTTGGCAGCACATACCTTTTACCTGCTCAACCCATGTCAGTGGTTCTTAAAGCCACTTATCCTTCCCCACCCTTCACAAAAGCAAGAAACACAAGAGCACGCAGAGTGAGCCCTCTCTATTATCTGCCCACCACCCCTTATCTCTTGGTCCCTCAAGGCCAGGACAGCAAACACTAaaggaggggggatgggacaTGTGTCAGGGAACAGAGGAGAGCAAAGCTCAGAAGGTGCGAACAGCCTGATTTAAACCAAGCCCGTCTGCTTACCACGGCAGCAATTTCCGCTCCGGTTTTATGGTTTAGAGCAGCCAACACGATTGAGgcgataaagaaaaagaaagtgctgAGTCCAGTGTTGACCAAATCCTAAAGAAAGAGGACAAAGTAGAGTCACTTGCAAAACAATGGAAGAACTTCCAACTAAGGCCCTGGAAGACCATTTTTCTGGTGCCTCAGACGCCAGTCTCTGTGCCACAGAGCTATTCATACAGGGCAGAACAGTTTATAACACACCTTTCTTTACCTGTGACATTGCCAAGCCTTGACTTGAAGAGCAACCAAAACTGGCAACACTGCTTATCATTCAGAGTCTGGGTTATTTGTCTGCAGTGCTGGCCATTGCACCCAGGTCCTTAACATAGGGAAGACAACACACTATCACTAAGCCACCCTCAGCTTTCTGATGgcatcttttactttattttttgagacaaggtcttgatgTGTAtccttgactggcctggagcttgctatgtagaccaggctggtcttgaactcagagatcgacctgcctctgccttccaagagctgggatgaaatgtgtgcaccagcacacctggcttaGGATCACCTTTAAAACAGCTCTCATATCACTTGGATTAGGCCAAGCTTCCACAGGTACTGAAACCGGGGCAACTGCCCATCATTTCTTCATGGTGTTCAGACACTGAGAACACACTGTCTTAACAGACACTCAAAATGTCACTAGAACTGACCAGTTCTGAGCATCTCAGGCCAACTGATAAGAAGATCCCAATGGGGCTAAGAATAAAAAGCACAGAGAGGTCCCTTCTGTCAAACTGGCAGCCTCAGTGGCTCTGCACTGACAGTGTCCTTGGGCTACTGGTCTTTTCATGTGTATTCTAAACCCTGTCACAATCAATATCTTGTTGTTTGTTGAAACAAGGTCTGTTATGTTACCCAAGTCTAGAATTCCTTCTAAAGACCaagaaggccttgaacttgtagtgatccccctgtctctgcccccaaagtgctggaattacaagtgtgacCCACTACACTTGccagaaacaatatttttataaatggttctttataatatttataaatatcctagtctgaaaatatatataaatgtattaattcTGTTTTTCCCCATATTCTGCAATAACAACATAGCCAGTCCTGCAGATGAGTGTAATAGCAATGGCATCCTTGGAAGGACCAATACAAGCTCATTGTGTTTTGCCATTAAGTTAGGATTCACTTTACTTGTGTAATTTTACTCAACCCAATTAGGAAACTTAAGTTGAGCTCTGAGTTATGAGGGGATATTTAAGCACCAAAATGAACACGATATGAGATCCCACCGTCTCCTGAGAGCCAAGCAGCAGTCAGTCCTCACAAGCGCACCGCTGGCGCGCACTCACTGTTAGATTCCAGTTGATCTGGGGGATCCTCATATGAAGGTTGAGGCTGAAGAGAATCAGCAGGACCCCAGTCACCACAAATGCACTGCAGCTTACGAACTCAAAGAAGTAGAGGCCTTCGCACGGGGAGCACTCCATGATAGTCTCGATGCAGATAAATGCGATCAAGGCCAAAATCTGGGAAGGAAATTGGAAATACACGCATGTATACATTTAGTAAGCATGATGGACAGACATGCCTGCTGTGTTAAATACAACTGAGCAGTACAGAGCGGCCGGGCTCTCCTCTGCAGAGAGCAGGTGACTGACAGAAACATGACCTGCTTCAAGTGGTAAGCAGAACAACGAGAGGAAGCGGAGTGCAAGGTCAGTTTCCTAAGGAGGACAGTGAGGGCCACTCCCCACCACACTGCAACCAGCGAGGCGTGCTATGGCCctttcaaagaaggaaggaattatCTCTGCAATGTGTTAGCTACCTCTTTAGAAGCTGTCTGGCCTCTCTTTAGCTGTCACAGGCTACAGACAAAGAAAGCCCACCTTCATCAGCTTGCACACTTTCGGAAAGTGGGTCACTGGGTTTCATCAATTGCTGGGCTGTTAGTTTACTTGAGAAAATATCAACATTTTAAATCTTCCAATAGAATCAATTTCTTCTGAAAAGCCAAAGTAACATTCTATCACAAAAATTCAGAGATCATTAAACTGAAGAGATCCCAGCAGACATGACCATATGAATATCCAGAGTCCAAGAGAAGAAGGGTGTCCCAGGTTGTGCTAATGGTGCTCTTAATACCTAATGACTAAGCTGCCTTAGGCTCCAAGCCTCTGCTCACAAGTTACCCATGTCAGTCCTTTTTCAGCTCTAGCCTCACTCTACTGAGGCACGGGTCAGTGAAGCAGAGGTAAGCTGCTCCAAGGCCCTCCAGAGTCAGCAGTacagcattcattcattcccttGGTTAAAATGGGATGGTTCACACCGTGAACCTGAGGCTCCACCTCAGGCTCTGGCCTTCTCCCCTGAAGACTCCTTCCTTCACACCCTTCCAACCTTCCTCCCCAAGCTCTCCCTGTGCATTTCCCTACCAGGCCTGATTTTATTCTTCTCCACAGGCGGTTGACCTATACAGTAGGTCAGTCCACCCCCCTACTATGCCACCAAGCACTGTAATATGCACAGAGCAAATGGGATTTGGCGCGCCACAACAGCCTTGCCATCCTGAATTTGTCAGACTCCCCCTATAATAAGAGTTGGCTCTGCCTTTCCTGCCTCAAAGCCACCCTTCCCTAACCTGCACTGTCAGCTTCCTTTTCTATCTCAAGGCAACACACAGGATATAGACTTCTTAGTTAAGGAATACAAAATTTCATTTAAGAATTAGTTCAAGAGATCTACTGTACAGCAGACAGCTGTGGTGGTTATAACAATGTATCCAGTTTGAAAATGGCTAAGAGGTAGAGAAAAACTTGAGCCAGTCCACAACCACACACCTTTCAGAACCCCAGCATCTCACACAACAGATACAAGTTTTCTTAGTCCAATAGACAAATAAGAAGGACCTCTCAGCACACACTCCTTCTAATTCTCCACAGCAGACCTTAATTCTCTGACTAAATTACATGCCTAACGATCATCAACTCAGTTCACATAAGGCAAACTCCAAaatgattttgtcttttttccacccTTGTGATTGGGTTTTATTAATAATCTTGGGCAAGAAATAACTCAGTGTGCTGATGGCCTACCAATGTTTCTGGAACCCTAACATTGACCACATTT
This window encodes:
- the Cmtm4 gene encoding CKLF-like MARVEL transmembrane domain-containing protein 4, producing MRGGEELDGFEGEASSTSMISGASSPYQPTTEPVSQRRGLAGLRCDPDYLRGALGRLKVAQVILALIAFICIETIMECSPCEGLYFFEFVSCSAFVVTGVLLILFSLNLHMRIPQINWNLTDLVNTGLSTFFFFIASIVLAALNHKTGAEIAAVTFGFLATAAYAVSTFLAMQKWRVSVRQQSANDYIRARTESRDVDSRPEIQRLDT